The Candidatus Koribacter versatilis Ellin345 genome has a segment encoding these proteins:
- a CDS encoding pyridoxal phosphate-dependent aminotransferase, whose translation MSLLMTKTMTELPLARRMARLGTETAFEVLVRARALEAKGKDIVHLEIGEPDFDTPRNVVDAGIDALNKGFTHYGPSAGLPILRQTIAEEVSKTRGVKVTPEEVVVVPGGKPIIFFTMLALADEGDEIIYPNPGFPIYESMINFVGAKAVPIPLREERDFRLDVNELKDLITDRTKMIIINSPQNPTGGVLTKQDIADIADAIGDRDIMVMSDEIYSRLIFEGQHHSIMSLPGMQERTILLDGFSKTWAMTGWRMGFGVMRADLAAHIARLATNSVSCTASFSQMAGVEAIKGDQSSVAAMNKAFLERRDFFIKRVNQIKGFSCRSPHGAFYTFPNITKTGWPSKKLADALLDEAGVAGLSGTAFGSFGEGYLRFSIANSIENIAKALDRIDEWTKHRL comes from the coding sequence ATGAGTTTGCTTATGACCAAAACTATGACAGAGCTGCCGCTCGCGCGCCGCATGGCCCGACTCGGCACAGAAACCGCGTTCGAAGTCCTGGTCCGCGCCCGCGCGCTGGAAGCCAAGGGTAAGGACATTGTCCACCTTGAAATTGGCGAGCCCGATTTCGATACTCCGCGCAACGTCGTAGACGCTGGCATAGACGCGCTCAACAAGGGTTTCACCCACTACGGGCCGTCGGCCGGACTGCCGATTCTTCGGCAGACGATCGCGGAAGAAGTCTCGAAGACGCGGGGCGTGAAGGTCACGCCGGAAGAAGTCGTCGTCGTCCCGGGCGGCAAGCCGATCATCTTCTTCACCATGCTCGCGCTCGCCGACGAAGGCGACGAGATCATCTACCCGAATCCCGGGTTCCCGATCTACGAGAGCATGATCAATTTTGTGGGCGCGAAAGCGGTGCCGATCCCGCTTCGCGAAGAGCGCGACTTCCGTCTCGACGTCAATGAGCTCAAAGATCTCATCACCGATCGCACCAAGATGATCATCATCAATTCGCCGCAGAACCCCACGGGCGGCGTTTTGACGAAGCAGGACATCGCCGATATCGCCGACGCCATTGGCGACCGCGACATCATGGTGATGAGCGACGAGATCTACAGCCGCCTGATTTTCGAAGGCCAGCACCACTCCATCATGTCGCTGCCGGGCATGCAGGAGCGTACCATCCTGCTCGACGGCTTCTCCAAGACGTGGGCGATGACGGGCTGGCGCATGGGCTTCGGCGTAATGCGCGCGGACCTTGCAGCGCACATCGCGCGCTTGGCGACGAACTCCGTCTCCTGCACCGCGAGCTTCTCGCAAATGGCCGGCGTGGAAGCGATCAAAGGCGATCAGTCGTCGGTGGCGGCGATGAACAAAGCTTTCCTCGAGCGCCGCGATTTCTTCATCAAGCGCGTAAACCAGATTAAAGGCTTCTCGTGCCGTAGCCCGCATGGCGCGTTCTACACGTTCCCGAACATCACCAAGACCGGCTGGCCTTCGAAAAAACTGGCCGACGCTCTCCTTGATGAAGCTGGTGTCGCCGGGCTTTCGGGCACGGCCTTCGGATCCTTCGGTGAAGGGTATCTGCGTTTCTCAATCGCGAATTCGATCGAGAACATTGCCAAGGCGCTGGACCGCATCGACGAGTGGACGAAACATCGGCTCTAG
- a CDS encoding YcxB family protein encodes MWAALIWLLPIWSGQNQFRKQPGVQGSRTVEIDDRGIRSRWDGGSSDTEWKTYVRSYESRNDVLLYTSPVCFNILPKRAFDAAQLTEFRTLLKDKVAAPK; translated from the coding sequence ATGTGGGCCGCTCTCATATGGTTGCTACCAATCTGGTCAGGCCAGAACCAATTCCGCAAACAGCCTGGAGTCCAGGGATCGCGAACCGTCGAGATCGACGACCGAGGGATCAGATCGAGATGGGACGGCGGTAGTTCGGACACGGAATGGAAGACCTACGTCCGCTCTTACGAATCACGAAATGACGTACTCTTGTACACCTCGCCGGTGTGTTTCAACATTCTTCCCAAACGCGCATTTGATGCAGCGCAACTAACAGAATTCCGAACCCTGCTAAAAGACAAGGTCGCGGCACCGAAATAG
- a CDS encoding OsmC family protein → MHARAKWIEDDRMTAVAASGHSVMVDASDTKTASSPLEFVLMGLCACTGSDVISILRKKREPYTSIEVSAVAERASDFPKVFTKIALTYRVAGAVDRKSVEDAVRLSKEKYCSVSAMLEKTAEITSTIVLDSDSE, encoded by the coding sequence ATGCATGCCCGTGCCAAATGGATTGAAGACGACCGCATGACCGCCGTTGCGGCCAGTGGCCACTCCGTAATGGTGGACGCCAGCGACACTAAAACCGCCAGCAGCCCTCTGGAGTTCGTCCTGATGGGCCTTTGCGCTTGCACTGGCTCCGATGTCATCTCCATCCTGCGCAAAAAGCGTGAGCCGTACACCTCGATTGAAGTCAGTGCGGTCGCCGAGCGCGCGTCTGATTTTCCGAAGGTCTTCACCAAGATCGCCTTGACCTACCGCGTTGCTGGAGCAGTGGACCGCAAGTCGGTGGAAGATGCGGTCCGGCTCTCGAAGGAGAAGTACTGCTCGGTATCCGCCATGCTGGAAAAGACCGCCGAGATCACCTCCACGATCGTGCTGGATTCCGATTCGGAGTAG
- a CDS encoding AAA family ATPase: MFDLLKKILDGQNQFASGGLLLMILGSVGVFLRSLPSQLWSWIMRQSTMSITVKDDDQAFAWVKEWFLEQKFLKRVRRLDLDTSLRGAEAAMVPAPGRHWFMRGGRPYWVWFWRTENTKGYNQRRMESFMIETIGRDQQVLRQFVAEVVACHKKKLRTASYLYLYDDGWDRVESYWPRRLDSVLLKPGEKEHLIQDLERFRASRDRYRRLGVPYHRGYLFYGPPGTGKTSLVSALAARFGMSVYIVNLSELNDRTLKTAMNWVSDNSVILFEDIDCMNASTRRSQAGGAPRSETADDPKEKSAIDKMGVSLSGLLNVLDGFSAPENVVYAMTTNDISGLDAALLRPGRIDYKLYLGEACESQKVELYRRFFPESSEEEARAFAQANWAETMAEFQGLLLALEQEVGTTEVGVVQS; this comes from the coding sequence ATGTTCGACCTATTGAAGAAAATTCTGGATGGCCAGAACCAGTTTGCGTCTGGCGGCTTGTTGCTGATGATCCTCGGCAGCGTGGGCGTGTTTTTGCGTTCGTTGCCGTCGCAACTGTGGAGCTGGATCATGCGGCAGTCCACCATGTCCATCACCGTAAAGGACGACGACCAGGCCTTCGCGTGGGTGAAGGAGTGGTTTCTCGAGCAAAAGTTCCTGAAGCGCGTGCGTCGTCTCGATCTCGATACGTCGCTGCGTGGCGCGGAAGCTGCCATGGTTCCGGCGCCGGGCCGTCACTGGTTCATGCGCGGCGGGCGCCCGTACTGGGTGTGGTTCTGGCGAACCGAGAACACCAAGGGCTACAACCAGCGCCGCATGGAGTCGTTCATGATCGAGACCATCGGACGCGACCAGCAGGTGCTGCGGCAGTTTGTCGCCGAAGTGGTTGCGTGCCACAAGAAGAAGCTGCGCACCGCGTCGTACCTGTACCTGTACGACGACGGCTGGGACCGCGTTGAGTCCTACTGGCCGCGACGGCTCGACTCGGTGCTGTTGAAGCCGGGCGAGAAGGAACACCTCATTCAAGACCTGGAGCGCTTCCGCGCGTCGCGGGACCGCTACCGCCGGTTGGGTGTTCCCTACCATCGCGGCTACCTGTTCTACGGACCTCCGGGAACCGGCAAGACGTCGTTGGTATCGGCGTTGGCCGCGCGGTTCGGGATGTCGGTGTACATCGTGAACCTCTCGGAACTGAACGACCGTACGCTGAAGACCGCGATGAACTGGGTTTCGGATAACTCGGTCATCCTCTTCGAGGACATCGACTGCATGAACGCCAGCACCCGGCGTTCACAAGCAGGCGGCGCACCGCGAAGTGAGACCGCAGACGATCCGAAGGAGAAGAGCGCGATCGACAAGATGGGCGTGAGCTTATCGGGTTTGTTGAACGTGCTCGATGGCTTCTCGGCGCCGGAAAACGTGGTGTACGCGATGACCACCAACGACATCAGCGGACTCGACGCGGCGTTGCTGCGTCCGGGCCGCATTGATTACAAGCTCTACCTCGGCGAGGCCTGCGAGTCGCAGAAGGTGGAGTTGTACCGCCGCTTCTTCCCTGAGTCGTCGGAAGAGGAAGCTCGCGCCTTCGCACAAGCGAACTGGGCCGAGACCATGGCGGAGTTCCAGGGACTGCTTCTGGCATTGGAGCAGGAAGTGGGAACGACGGAAGTCGGAGTGGTTCAGTCGTGA
- a CDS encoding ATP-binding protein: MISNAGVELSVKDDGPGIPDEHRSRLFEAFFTTKKDVGTGLGLWVVKEIVDRHDGTVRVQTNTNEDHGTTFTVFLPAIAQASSASAQ, from the coding sequence CTGATTTCAAACGCCGGCGTCGAACTCTCCGTCAAAGACGACGGCCCCGGCATTCCCGACGAGCACCGGTCGAGGCTCTTCGAAGCCTTCTTCACCACCAAGAAAGACGTGGGCACTGGGTTGGGCTTGTGGGTGGTAAAAGAGATCGTCGATCGCCACGACGGTACCGTGCGCGTGCAAACGAATACGAACGAAGATCACGGCACGACGTTTACGGTGTTTCTGCCGGCGATCGCGCAGGCCAGTTCGGCGAGCGCGCAGTAA
- a CDS encoding tetratricopeptide repeat protein, with amino-acid sequence MKRIATLSICAALALGSAAVAQEDVHKHHHDDGVDHTTNFGHVNFQTSCSPAAQTQFETGVAALHSFEYTSAKKLFGAAEQADSECAIAYWGEAMTLWHQLWDTPKQDVLNEGWAMIQKGEKAKHTSARESGYLKAVEAYYKPSKQTPDERATAYSDSMGKLHDKYPDDEEAAVFYALSLLASEPPTDTTLANPKKAVAILNQVLAKDPDHPGVTHYIIHASDNPHMAQDAVAAAKKYASIAPGSPHAVHMPSHIFARVGYWQDSINSNLAAIAIAKKGNEVDYQLHPMDFLMYAYLQTGQDDKARTTEQEAVGMENKGYGRGREPFYYYVQAHFPSMLALELRDWKAAEALQPVEGGEPGFKAITYWAQAVGAGHLKDVAKAQEAVKNVDAAIEAENKAHPEYSHAPVNTDKNEAHAWLAYAQGNNDEAFRLLKEVIDYQDKVGKGEVELPAREMYADMLLELNRPADALEQYKISLKTDPNRFNGVYGAGKAAEMAGQHEVAVGYYKQLAENCKEAAPVRSELAHAREVAGGATVAAGQ; translated from the coding sequence ATGAAACGCATTGCTACGCTTTCGATTTGTGCTGCGCTGGCGCTGGGCTCGGCTGCTGTCGCGCAGGAGGATGTCCATAAGCACCATCATGACGATGGCGTGGATCACACCACGAACTTCGGGCATGTGAACTTTCAGACATCGTGCTCGCCCGCGGCGCAAACGCAATTCGAGACCGGAGTAGCGGCGTTGCATTCGTTTGAGTACACCTCGGCAAAGAAGTTGTTTGGAGCGGCGGAACAGGCGGATTCAGAGTGCGCCATCGCCTATTGGGGCGAGGCCATGACGCTCTGGCACCAGCTTTGGGACACTCCCAAACAGGATGTGCTCAACGAAGGTTGGGCCATGATCCAGAAGGGCGAAAAAGCAAAGCATACCAGCGCACGCGAGAGCGGCTATCTGAAAGCCGTTGAGGCCTACTACAAGCCGTCAAAACAGACCCCGGACGAGCGCGCGACAGCGTACTCCGACTCGATGGGCAAACTGCACGACAAGTATCCGGACGACGAGGAGGCTGCCGTCTTCTACGCCCTCTCGCTGCTCGCTTCTGAGCCGCCGACCGACACAACTCTCGCGAATCCGAAGAAAGCTGTCGCAATCCTGAACCAGGTTCTGGCGAAGGACCCTGACCATCCGGGCGTGACGCATTACATCATTCACGCCAGCGACAATCCGCACATGGCGCAGGACGCCGTCGCCGCAGCGAAGAAGTATGCGAGCATCGCGCCGGGCTCGCCGCACGCGGTGCATATGCCATCGCACATCTTTGCCCGCGTCGGCTACTGGCAGGACTCCATTAACTCCAACCTCGCCGCCATCGCGATCGCGAAGAAAGGCAACGAGGTCGACTACCAACTCCACCCCATGGACTTCCTGATGTACGCCTACCTGCAAACCGGGCAGGACGACAAGGCCCGCACAACCGAGCAGGAAGCCGTCGGCATGGAGAACAAGGGCTATGGCCGCGGCCGCGAGCCGTTCTATTACTACGTGCAGGCGCACTTCCCTTCCATGCTTGCGCTCGAGCTGCGCGACTGGAAGGCCGCTGAGGCATTACAGCCCGTCGAAGGCGGGGAGCCCGGATTCAAAGCCATCACCTATTGGGCGCAGGCCGTCGGCGCAGGGCATTTGAAAGATGTTGCGAAGGCTCAGGAAGCCGTAAAGAACGTGGATGCCGCCATCGAGGCAGAAAACAAAGCGCATCCCGAGTATTCCCACGCCCCCGTGAACACTGACAAAAACGAAGCCCACGCCTGGCTCGCCTACGCGCAAGGCAACAACGACGAAGCATTCCGTCTGCTGAAGGAAGTGATCGACTACCAGGACAAAGTCGGCAAGGGCGAAGTCGAACTGCCTGCCCGCGAAATGTATGCCGACATGCTGCTCGAACTCAATCGTCCGGCAGATGCGCTGGAACAATACAAAATTTCCCTGAAGACCGATCCGAACCGCTTCAACGGCGTCTATGGCGCCGGCAAAGCGGCGGAGATGGCCGGACAGCATGAAGTCGCTGTCGGCTACTACAAGCAGTTGGCCGAAAACTGCAAAGAGGCCGCGCCAGTACGTTCCGAGTTGGCGCACGCAAGAGAAGTAGCCGGCGGAGCGACGGTGGCCGCGGGACAATAG
- a CDS encoding cation-efflux pump produces the protein MRISDGTFAKIVAQGHAFLIGAPLPTGDNRSMAQAGSFVPNATQLELEAMRRDKHAVALNSVFAAIFITGLKVVVGVYTGSLGILSEAAHSGLDLIAAFITFMSIRVSDKPADADHQFGHGKVENFSAFIETGLLLLTCVWIVYEAGKRLFFHGNIEIKPSIWAFVVMFISIAVDIWRSRKLKRIADKYNSQALEADALHFSTDVWSSSVVILGLAVVAYAQRTGTTWLMKADPLAALCVAGIVVYVSWRLARQTVDALLDAAPAGVRSKIIDHVSAVEGVLEIERVRIRKAGNHYFVDLNIGLSRQVTFQRSGLVADAARAAVRQVLPEADVDVIAIPRAGRGENIFDRIRGVATRNNWYVHDISIQEIDGKLHVEQHVELDERLTMMQAHDLVTRLEADIRDEVKEIDSILTHIESEPARIEHTQRIESDAKLEKQLLAIADRFKEIHDMHDVEFKRVGGRLYVSCHCTFDDNMTLSRVHEVQTELEIAFKHAHPELFRVLIHPEPATDARR, from the coding sequence GTGAGGATCTCCGATGGAACGTTCGCAAAAATCGTAGCACAGGGTCACGCTTTCCTCATTGGCGCACCGCTGCCCACAGGCGATAATCGAAGTATGGCCCAGGCCGGCAGCTTCGTGCCCAATGCAACGCAGCTCGAACTCGAGGCAATGCGGCGCGATAAGCACGCCGTCGCGCTGAATTCCGTCTTCGCCGCCATCTTCATTACCGGCCTCAAAGTGGTAGTGGGCGTGTACACCGGCAGCTTGGGAATCCTTTCGGAAGCTGCCCACTCCGGCCTCGATCTCATCGCCGCCTTCATCACGTTCATGTCTATTCGGGTGAGCGATAAACCTGCCGACGCCGATCATCAATTCGGTCACGGCAAGGTGGAAAACTTCTCGGCCTTCATCGAAACGGGCCTACTGCTGCTGACATGTGTCTGGATCGTTTACGAGGCAGGAAAGCGGCTGTTCTTCCACGGAAACATTGAGATCAAGCCGAGCATATGGGCGTTTGTGGTGATGTTCATCTCGATCGCCGTAGATATCTGGCGGTCGCGCAAACTCAAGCGCATTGCTGACAAGTACAACAGCCAGGCGCTTGAGGCCGACGCGTTGCACTTCAGCACCGACGTCTGGTCGAGTTCCGTCGTAATCCTCGGCCTCGCGGTAGTGGCGTACGCGCAGCGCACTGGCACTACATGGCTGATGAAGGCCGATCCCCTCGCTGCACTTTGCGTCGCGGGAATTGTCGTTTATGTCTCCTGGCGACTGGCGCGGCAGACCGTCGACGCATTGCTCGATGCCGCTCCTGCTGGCGTCCGCTCCAAGATCATCGATCACGTGTCGGCGGTTGAGGGCGTGCTGGAAATCGAGCGCGTACGCATTCGCAAGGCTGGCAACCACTACTTCGTGGACTTGAACATCGGGCTTTCGCGGCAAGTTACGTTTCAACGCTCCGGCCTGGTCGCCGATGCGGCCCGCGCCGCCGTGCGCCAGGTGCTTCCCGAGGCCGACGTTGACGTGATCGCGATTCCTCGCGCCGGGCGCGGAGAAAACATCTTCGACCGGATTCGCGGTGTCGCCACCCGCAACAACTGGTACGTGCACGACATTTCCATCCAGGAGATTGACGGCAAGCTCCACGTCGAACAACATGTGGAGCTCGACGAGCGCCTCACCATGATGCAGGCGCACGATCTAGTCACCCGGCTCGAAGCAGATATTAGAGACGAGGTGAAGGAGATTGACTCCATCCTCACTCACATCGAGAGCGAACCGGCGCGGATCGAGCATACGCAGCGAATCGAGAGCGACGCCAAGCTGGAGAAGCAGCTTCTCGCGATTGCCGACCGGTTCAAGGAAATCCACGATATGCACGACGTGGAATTCAAGCGCGTCGGAGGGCGGCTTTACGTTTCCTGCCATTGCACCTTCGACGACAACATGACCTTGTCGCGAGTGCACGAAGTACAGACCGAGTTGGAGATCGCCTTTAAACACGCGCATCCCGAGCTCTTTCGCGTGCTGATCCATCCTGAACCGGCGACGGACGCACGGCGCTAA